Proteins encoded by one window of Oligoflexus sp.:
- the groES gene encoding co-chaperone GroES, whose translation MKVRPLQDRVVIKPLTAETKTASGIIIPDNAQEKPVEGQVIGVGNGRVLKDGSVVKPDVKVGDRVLYSKYAGNEIKIDGVDHLIMREEDILAIVD comes from the coding sequence ATGAAAGTTAGACCTTTGCAGGACCGAGTCGTTATCAAGCCCTTGACTGCTGAAACCAAGACAGCCAGCGGCATCATCATTCCCGACAATGCGCAAGAAAAGCCTGTCGAAGGCCAGGTCATCGGTGTCGGCAACGGCCGCGTTCTCAAGGATGGCAGCGTGGTGAAACCCGACGTGAAAGTCGGTGATCGCGTCCTTTACTCGAAATATGCCGGCAACGAGATCAAGATCGACGGCGTTGATCATCTGATCATGCGCGAAGAAGATATTCTGGCGATCGTTGACTGA